TAAGAAgtttttagtaaaattaaatctacaacttttaatttattttgtttaaactcttttttatttaaagttatctTAGTGAATTAAGATTTTAGTCTTTTATCATTGTTGAATCATTGGGggtattttacttttaataacaatttaatcTACATTGTTATTAAAGTTATCAAAATCGCGAGTCAACTTTTCGAGTTTGCGAGTTAACTGATAGAGATCGAGTCACGAGTGGATGAAATTCGGGTGTGAACAAAATCGTAATGAAATCGCGAGTTAACTCGGTTAAATCGTGAAACTCGgtaaaattgtaaatatcttttttttctccACTCTTGAATCTATTATAACAGTATTACGTCACTCTTATCTTTTTCATCGATATTTCAAACATTTTCCTCCCTTATTTGATCTGACTATtatgagagaaagaaagaagattgAAAGTTTTAGTGAGGGAGTAAAGAAAGGTGAAGAGAAGATTATCACAGTAAATATTaagtttctttttattaataaatattataaatattataaatatataaatatataaataataattataattttatacttatatttattttttttagtgcaaattcttattaatttaaataaaattatttgtttattttatatatattagttgaatattaaataaaatacaaatatatttaataaatctaatttattaaaataccgttgttttatattttgaaaaattagtttaacttatagtttttttttatataaatttaaaaattgatgcTGAGGATGATATTAAACAATTACCTACAAGTAAATTAAAAGAAGATGATTGGGCTTGGGCCAAATAAAGCCCatattaaatatagttaaaaaagaaattcaatttctatcccgtcgttattataaatataaagaggaTAAACCCTAATCAGAAAACGCCATTAACGTCAAATTCTGCATTAGATTCAAGAACTGTTCTGTTCGTATAATCTCTTTCGGATATTACTGATTTTACAGATTGAGAACGGATCGAGATCCTTCTTGAAGATAATTCTACAAACAGGTATGTGATTTTGCATTATAATTTGTTCATTATCTTCAATGTTTATATTCGCAATCTTCTTCGCCATTTTTGATTATCAAGCTTCATTTGCACATTCTCAATGCTTCTCCGAAAACTCTATCTATACATGTTCTTTTTCAAAGTTTGGTTTCAATCCTCCATCCACGAAACTCAACTTATCCATCTACAATCATCAAACCGAAATCCGTGTTACAAGCAAACAAATCATTCTCCTCGATGAATTGCATGATGGATGGTTCATCCAATACCTGCATTAGAGTCTTCCAGTAATACCGAACTTAACAACGACTCACTTGCTccaaaccctaaaaccctaaaaccctaaacacGACTTAAGAAGCGATCTGATCTACTTATGATTTTATgcatgtattattaatttatattagtcGTGTgcatgtattattaatttatattagttgttaCAGATGatcatcttttttattatatctcattgaattattattattgtttcagAGTACGTAATGACGAAGGAAACGATCAACCAATGTGATAAAAGAGAGAAGAATTTTGGGACGGGAAAAAAGAAGATCCAGATAGAAAGAATTGATAATAAAAAGCAGAAATCGGTGGCCTTCTCCAAACGGAGAATGGGCCTCTTTAAGAAGGCGGATCAATACCGCAAAAGTACTGGCTGTAAGATCGCCGCCATTGCCTTCTCACCGGCGGGTCATCTCTACACCACCGACGGCGGCGACGGCACGTCTGTTGATGAAATTGTCGACAATTATCTGAGTTTGGCTGGTCTTCCATCCACGAGAAATGAAGACGATAGTagtagcagcagcagcagcgaTGCGGCAAAGCTGACTGGGTGGATATTAGACGAGATTATTGCTGGAGAGAAGAGTAATGGAGATGATCCCCTTGCGATGAAGGCCTTATTGGAGATGATTAAACAGGAGGTCGACAACCGCATAACATGCTAGCTAGCTAgcgatttaaaaatgtatttgtaTTGTTTAGCgattaaaaagtatatatgtATTGTTTAGGGATTTAAAGTGTATTTGTTGTATTGTTTAGCGATTTAAAAGTGTATTTGTATTGTTTAGcgatttaaaagtatatatgtATTGTTTAGcgatttaaaagtatatatatgtattgttCATATGGACGGCGATATACCACTATTCAAAAGTTTCATTATTTGCAATTAACCGGTATTGATTACACATTTATATCAACACATTTAATGATGGTCAAACATATAACAATATTGACAAAATTGGCAAGAGATGTGAAGATCTTTGAGAGTTTGAGGAAAAATGAGTTTCAATGTCTTATTTGAAGTTTTAAGAAATGAATTAATGGGGTTGTGTTCATGATTTGATTACATCTTGTGGTTCAATTAAGTCTAAAATTTGTCAATATCTTGTTATGAATTGAGTGGAATCATTTAATTTAGTGAATATCTAAGTAAATTGAATTTGGATTTGGTGAATCTAAACATGagacaaattataaaatttgatttatagAAATCTTTCCgattaaatctaacatgaaattGAATTGAAAAGTGAGATAAGAGATTCcataataataaatgaagatAGATTTGGGAGGAAGTGAAATAGATTTATTCAtcaattaatgatattttttatctgaaaacatcaaactgattttaaaattaattatagaattCTTTACAGTTTAATaactttgaataattagacCTAGCTAGCTTGGATTCAAAGATAAGATCtagtataatataatagaatattTTATTCATGTTTTAATTAAACCTAGGATTCAAAGATCtagtttaatataataaaatattttattcatgttTTAACGTTTTCTATTTGGAttgtttttatgttaaaattaaataatttttaaaaggttATAAATTCGAAATTAATTTCTACTCAaggtcttaatttgtttttattccaAGTTCTGTTCCATTAACTTGAGatctaattcaatattttttttataatattaatattatattagttttcttataaatttaatttaatttttatattaaagataTCTTATGTaactctaaataaaaatttaatataatctttttatatatataatttttttttttaaaaaacggttaaaactattttattaaaattccaaaagtggAAGTATTAGAAATCAAAACAAGACAAATCATAGATATGATTatgaataacaataaaaaaaccctaaaaaaaattaattagtagtatttatacattctaaaaaacagagattacaaacaaaaaaaactacattcaaacctaactatCATAACATGACATTTCACATGCCATCTGTTTTCATTGAGAgaccttcttccccttcctattcctcttcctctaacgatgaaaggagattgtattgaagatgacgatgagtattgttgtttatcattttaaattttctctttGTATGAGCCCATTTTgaattgatagaaataattgtttCTGAAAATTTCAGGgattttacctttgttatcttcaacttgaatttatgtattcttgtcttccttatcttcaacTTCAGCTTCAGATTACACATCgattttggaatcttctttatcggctctataattctctgtttcagctttgaaattatATGTGTCTTCTTTTTGAGTTTCTttaacaacaacttgaggttcatcttccattttcaaCACAATCCTTTACATtacagaaaattttattttcctctttacctttattccctttactttctttccttcacCACTTTCTTTTTTCCCAGAATTCTTCTTGattttttctacaaatttttGATCTTTAAAATTAGCCTCAtctgtttccttctttttctttcctatttcttgatttttctgctcttcttctttagctttatcacatttattgtgcaagAAAGTGTTACAGAAAACACACATTTTTGGTtttcattcataagagatctccattATATTATGCTTTCTTTTTCTGTCAACAACTGCCATTTTCATTGGTAGGATAATCCTATGATGCagttcaatgctaattctagcaaaggacAAATGCTCACATTCATCAGTTAttgagtccatatataatggtttcccagtTGTACCTACTAAATGACTAATTGTTTCAtcattgtacatgtgggctaGAATGTTTTAgagcttgaaccaaatttggGCCATTTTCTTTGGTCTGCTCTGTAAATTCATCTCTTCATACCACTTTTCCATCTTCATACAATTTGATCCTATATAAGTATGTATTTtctccaagatttctttcaaatttgagcCATTTTTAAACTATATGAAGTAGATGTCATGTATGTTTACATAAACTTTTTCATGTCCTTCTCCCACTGTATAATTAGAGCATCTTTGGTAGTTGGGAATGATAATATGTTTTTCCCAATGAAGTTTTGAACCACCACAAACTCTCAGTCTTTAATACAATTTTCCTCTACTTTAGAAggcaattttaatttaaaaggagagttgagtacctctacctttATTTGGATATCCCCAAGTAGACTTTTCCTTTGTAGGAATggttttcagattttttttcctGCATTATTCCACCATACTTTATTGACTTTCTATGTTGAATTACTTctgatagtgtaggtcttggATTTGGGAGCCTTTATCGACTCATTTATTGCATCAACTAACCATTTAATTATCTCCTCATATTCTACTTTCTTCAAAAAAATTCAGTTctgaagataataaatattgagtTGAACTGTTATTTGTTGAACTCTCTCTTTACTGATTGTGATTTTTCCCTTCTTGGCATGTATCATGAGTTTGATAATTTGGTTTTTAAGACCAAATAGTTTGGTCTTTCGTTATAACCAACCTTCCATACTCACTCTTTGTTGCCCTGTTTTCCTATATTATTTTCTACATGAATTTATACAGGATATgttgatttagtttgttttcCTCCTACATTTCTTGGATAATTTCATCAGTTATCCTCTCAATCTCTTTTCCTgcaatattcttaattttttccaGAATGAACTCCCTTACTTctgtaaatttattaattttgttcttccccttccccATAATGGCATAAACAATGTAATATAACAGGTTAATTGTAGAAACCCTAAAAGATGGTCACAAATAAACTGCAATCGAGGACAAATTCCAGCGGCACTTACAACTTCACAAAAAACCCTAGACTAGCAACACTTAATGGATGACTTACGACGCAAGGCTATATCGTGC
This window of the Impatiens glandulifera unplaced genomic scaffold, dImpGla2.1, whole genome shotgun sequence genome carries:
- the LOC124917056 gene encoding MADS-box transcription factor 51-like — protein: MTKETINQCDKREKNFGTGKKKIQIERIDNKKQKSVAFSKRRMGLFKKADQYRKSTGCKIAAIAFSPAGHLYTTDGGDGTSVDEIVDNYLSLAGLPSTRNEDDSSSSSSSDAAKLTGWILDEIIAGEKSNGDDPLAMKALLEMIKQEVDNRITC